In one Brassica oleracea var. oleracea cultivar TO1000 chromosome C9, BOL, whole genome shotgun sequence genomic region, the following are encoded:
- the LOC106317408 gene encoding uncharacterized protein LOC106317408 — protein sequence MAAKEEDGNDGFLGELRDLAELMQQIISQDEVDESEKKGVGQDGENKLNSDETSNEQGTSNHQLAGLSATYNVLVAYTKSDLANLEPRNVSVSSGEAVSSLSVPSSDMASKYKLPDDEEVTNPIDYSSSDYDVVRYQLSLLSLENDDSKEYASLKQCMTKIDSSSLDHLKAEQAHEHASDFTFDIRKPVINPAQAPPKQSLQRQNAMHRQRHTSELDPGYSASSLNQPMPTRQSITTTASSHGRRPSVSMTKALITSTEFVPQTQRNPHYSQRQVPSGQYGNITNSPYSPPNQNESYNMPPSAAAFQQQGGSNMAHNGNVITFPYGLPEQNDSYNMPQYSAVSIAPYAYGSVNLFGTSTDNIAADSRFGYEGGLSRNHFSSLQQHQSGDSFVWPLSSRRSRQQRQQQLRSDFFATLNQQNDRSDPSDQTQQRLFPRDN from the exons ATGGCGGCGAAAGAGGAAGACGGCAACGATGGTTTTCTGGGGGAACTGAGAGATCTCGCTGAGCTCATGCAGCAAATTATATCTCAAG ATGAAGTTGATGAGAGCGAGAAGAAAGGTGTTGGTCAAGATGGTGAGAACAAGCTTAACTCAGATG AGACGAGTAATGAGCAAGGAACCAGTAATCATCAATTGGCTGGTTTATCTGCTACTTATAATGTCCTTGTTGCATATACGAAGAG TGATCTAGCAAATCTAGAACCGAGGAATGTGTCTGTAAGTTCGGGTGAAGCAGTGTCTTCCTTGTCCGTGCCATCTTCTGATATGGCATCCAAGTACAAGTTGCCTGATGATGAAGAAGTTACTAATCCAATCGATTACTCATCTAGTGACTATGATGTTGTAAGATATCAACTCTCTCTACTCTCTCTAGAGAATGATGACTCAAAAGAGTATGCGTCTCTCAAACAGTGCATGACCAAAAT AGATTCCTCCTCCTTAGACCATCTTAAAGCAGAACAGGCTCATGAGCATGCTTCTGATTTCACATTTGACATTAGGAAACCTGTGATTAATCCGGCGCAAGCTCCTCCTAAACAAAGTCTTCAGAGGCAGAACGCTATG CATCGACAAAGACACACAAGTGAACTGGATCCTGGATACTCAGCTTCTTCTTTGAATCAGCCAATGCCTACAAGACAAAGCATTACTACTACTGCATCTTCACATGGTCGTAGGCCATCTGTTTCCATGACCAAG GCATTGATAACATCTACTGAGTTTGTACCACAGACACAGAGGAACCCACATTACTCTCAGCGTCAGGTTCCTTCAGGGCAGTATGGTAATATCACGAACTCTCCTTACTCGCCACCAAATCAGAACGAGAGCTACAACATGCCACCATCAGCAGCAGCGTTTCAGCAACAAGGTGGTAGTAACATGGCGCATAATGGTAATGTGATCACCTTTCCGTACGGGCTACCAGAACAGAATGACAGCTACAACATGCCTCAGTACTCAGCTGTCTCTATTGCTCCCTATGCTTACGGTTCTGTTAACCTCTTTGGCACGTCGACTGATAACATTGCAGCAGACTCGAGGTTTGGCTATGAAGGTGGTCTCTCAAGGAACCACTTCTCATCGCTTCAGCAGCATCAG AGTGGAGATTCATTTGTGTGGCCACTGAGTTCCAGACGTAGCCGCCAACAACGACAACAGCAGCTTCGGAGTGATTTCTTTGCAACTCTGAACCAACAAAACGATAGGAGTGATCCATCTGACCAAACCCAACAACGGTTATTTCCAAGAGACAACTAG
- the LOC106319298 gene encoding carboxyl-terminal-processing peptidase 1, chloroplastic, with protein MRLLLPFASPLSATSPPSLPEHPPPSKIEFSGLTKIFKKSAIGTLTGALTLTLVLSSPIPSVAASIDPYLSMTPPSLSPDSSPEDCPNEEGADTEVLEDDVRPQLVTNEGIVEEAWEIVNDAFIDARSNRWSPETWQKQKEEILSIPIKSRSKAHEVIKKMLASLGDQYTRFLSPDEFSRMSKYDITGIGINLREVSDGGGNVKLKVLGLVLDGPADIAGVKQGDEILAVNGVDVSGKSSFEVSSLLQGPSKTFVVLKVKHGKCGPLRSIKVQRQVNAQTPVSYRLEKVDNGRISVGYIRLKEFNALARKDLVIAMKRLQDKGASYFVMDLRDNLGGLVQAGIETAKLFLDEGDTVIYTAGRDTETQKIVVADKKPLITAPLIVMVNNRTASASEIVASALHDNCKAILVGERTYGKGLIQSVFELRDGSGVVVTIGKYVTPNHIDINGGGIEPDFRNLPAWGEVKELLSKCNTLQQS; from the exons ATGAGGCTCTTGCTCCCATTCGCCTCGCCGTTATCCGCCACGTCACCGCCGTCATTACCTGAACATCCACCGCCGTCTAAAATCGAATTCTCCGGTCTAACTAAAATTTTTAAAAAATCGGCAATCGGAACACTAACCGGAGCTCTCACGCTCACTCTCGTACTATCGTCGCCGATTCCCTCCGTCGCTGCTTCCATCGATCCTTACCTATCTATGACTCCGCCTTCATTATCTCCTGATTCTTCTCCGGAAGATTGCCCTAACGAGGAAGGAGCTGATACTGAGGTGCTAGAAGATGACGTCAGGCCTCAGTTAGTAACTAACGAAGGGATTGTTGAAGAGGCGTGGGAGATTGTTAACGACGCCTTTATCGATGCTCGAAGCAATAGATGGAGTCCTGAGACTTGGCAG AAACAGAAGGAAGAGATATTGAGTATTCCAATTAAGAGTAGATCAAAGGCTCATGAAGTGATTAAGAAAATGCTGGCTAGTTTGGGTGATCAGTACACTCGCTTTCTCTCACCAGATGAG TTCTCCAGGATGTCCAAGTATGACATTACCGGTATTGGAATAAACCTTAGAGAAGTTTCTGATGGTGGTGGAAATGTAAAGCTGAAGGTCCTTGGTCTTGTGTTGGACGGTCCTGCTGACATTGCTGGCGTGAAACAG GGAGATGAGATTCTTGCTGTCAATGGAGTTGATGTTAGTGGGAAATCATCATTTGAAGTATCATCTTTGTTACAAGGCCCTAGTAAAACTTTTGTGGTCCTCAAG GTGAAGCATGGAAAATGTGGACCTCTTAGGTCAATTAAAGTCCAGAGACAAGTTAATGCGCAGACTCCAGTCTCTTATCGTCTGGAGAAAGTTGACAACGGGAGAATCTCTGTCGGGTATATCCGTCTAAAAGAGTTCAATGCCTTGGCTAGAAAAGATTTGGTGATTG CAATGAAACGACTCCAGGACAAGGGTGCATCTTATTTCGTAATGGATCTTCGAGATAACCTTGGTGGACTTGTGCAGGCTGGAATAGAAACTGCTAAGCTGTTCCTAGATGAAGGGGATACG GTGATATACACAGCCGGGAGAGATACGGAGACTCAAAAGATAGTTGTTGCAGATAAAAAACCATTGATCACTGCCCCTCTTATT GTAATGGTAAATAACAGAACAGCAAGTGCTAGTGAAATT GTGGCCTCTGCACTTCATGATAACTGTAAAGCAATTCTTGTGGGCGAAAGAACTTATGGAAAG GGTTTGATTCAATCGGTGTTCGAGCTCCGGGATGGTTCAGGAGTTGTTGTGACAATAGGAAAGTATGTCACACCAAACCATATAGACATCAATGGTGGTGGAATTGAACCTGATTTCAGAAACTTACCAG CTTGGGGGGAAGTAAAAGAACTTTTGTCTAAGTGCAACACTCTCCAACAAAGCTGA
- the LOC106319299 gene encoding 60S ribosomal protein L32-1 yields the protein MAVPLLTKKVVKKRSAKFIRPQSDRRITVKESWRRPKGIDSRVRRKFKGVTLMPNVGYGSDKKTRHYLPNGFKKFVVHNTSDLELLMMHNRTYCAEIAHNVSTKKRKAIVERASQLDIVVTNRLARLRSQEDE from the exons ATGGCGGTACCGTTGCTAACGAAGAAGGTGGTGAAGAAGAGGTCTGCCAAATTCATCAGACCCCAGAGCGACCGCAGAATCACCGTCAAG GAAAGCTGGAGGAGGCCAAAGGGTATTGACTCCAGAGTGAGGAGAAAGTTCAAAGGTGTCACTTTGATGCCCAATGTCGGTTACGGATCTGACAAGAAGACCCGTCACTATCTCCCCAATGGATTCAAGAAGTTCGTTGTTCACAACACAAGTGACCTTGAGTTGCTGATGATGCACAACAGGACTTACTGCGCAGAGATTGCACACAACGTTTCCACCAAGAAGAGGAAGGCTATTGTGGAGAGAGCTTCTCAGCTTGACATTGTCGTTACCAACAGGCTTGCTAGGTTGCGTAGCCAGGAAGACGAGTAA